The genomic window TTTATCCTTATCTCTTTTGATCTTTCCGATATATTCCGGGAACATGCCCAGCCGGTAATCGGATTGAAGCTCGGAACTTTTGTTCTCAGGATAAATAAGGACTTTTACCCTGGTAGGATTTATGCGATGGAAATAATCACAGTCTGAAAAATAGCCGGTAAAAAAATAAGAGTCCTTTGAAAAACCAGATTGCTCATATTTACGATCGATAATCAGGGTATACAAATCTGTAAATTTTGATTTCTCAGATCGGTACAGCGGATTGCTGTCAGTAAAATCAGGAATACCGTCCTGATCGGTGTCTGCTGAATTGGGATTTAATAAAACCTGCTTTTCAAAAAGGTCATTGAAACCGTCGTTATCCGAATCCTTTTTTACGTTTGCAAGATCGATCTCAAAAACAAGCCAGTCTTTCACAGCTTCTTTTTGCGGACCGAAAGGGTAGCCCCAGCTTTTGCTGATCCGGATAAAACTGCCGTAAGCCACCAATTTATTTCCTGAGATAAAATGTTCCGGTTGTTTTTTGCTGAGATGGGTAAATTGGCTTAATCCCAAATAATAGGCATCAGCAGTATTATTTTTCGCTTCAAGAAGCCAGTAGCCGAACATATTCTCGCCGATACCGTAAACAATGCCATTTGTTTCTCCTATATTGATATAATAAAACTGTTCCCCGAAATTTTTGATGAGTTTTGCATAGGTATGATCATATGCTTTGTAGCGTTTTTTATCTTCTGCTTCCGAATGCGATTTCCGGTCATCCTCTATTTCTTCATTATAACTTTTAATATTTTTATTGATTGTAAATTTTATGTGAGAAGGGTTTGCCCGTAGAATTTCCTGTGGCGTATCAAGCCTGAATTCCTTGTACGCTGTCTTTTCTTTTTTATCATTTTCAAAACAGGCATCTTCTTTCCGATCGGTTGTACAGGAAGTCAGTATAAGAATAAAAAGCGGCAAATAAATACGTTTCATGGTTAGTTTTAGTTTCAATAAAGTTTCTGGTCATTTTTACAGAAGAAACTGGTGCGTTTTGTATTGCCGGTTTCCTTTTTAATGATTTCCTCGCCGCATTTCGGACAGTTCTTTTCGTGATAGACCTGGAAATTTTTTTTCAGCACATTTGCTTTTTTCCATTTTTTGAAATCGAAGCTGTAGGTCCGTGCTTCATCAATCATGTCTTTCAGCTTGGAAGGAGGAAGATGACCGATTAACGTTTCGGGATGGATGCCGACTCTGAACAGGGCCTCATTTTTTATGATATTGCCGACTCCGGCAAAGATATCCTGATCCATCAGCGCATCGCAAACCATCATTTTCGGGCGGTCTTTCAGTTTCTTTTTCGCTTTTTCAGGATCCCATGCATCGCTCATTACATCGGCTTCCCAGTCGAGGCCTGCTATAAATTCAGGGTCTACTGGCTTTACGTTGCAGGTGTAAAAATACATCCCGCCGCTTTTAAATTCCAGTCCGAGCTTTAGGGTATGGGGCAGGGTTTTATTCTCCGTCAGGCTGTAGGAACCGAACATCAGCAGGTGGATGCGGATATTGGCTTTGTCGAAAATAAGGAAAGTCTGTTTGCCGAAGGTTTTTACTTCCCGTAAAATGTGGCCTTTGATCTCCGAGGTTTCTGTTATGGAACTTCCTTTTACCTCAATTACTTTTTCACCTGCAAACTTTTGCAGATCTTCTTTCATCAGAACAACCGGAGGACCTTCGGGCATAGCTTTAGATTTTAAATTCCTGGTCTTCAATGAGCGACCGTTTTCCGTTCTTGTATTCAGCAATTATTTTGCCACCGTTCGAACTTTTGAAATGAGGGATGTAAAATGTTGTTTTACGTGAACCCCATTTTAATAATTTCCATTCATTGATAATTTCCAACAATCTCTATTTTCTATAATAAAATCGAAAATTCGACGAAGTTAAATGGCTTGGTGAACCTTAAAAAATAGTGAGTAGGTAAAAACTCTGCGTACTTATTGTTCCAACACCAGAAATTTACCTGATATTCCAATATTTTATCAGAAAAAAATAAAATTTAAAGTATTTTTGAAGCATGATGAACTTAAACCAGATTTTCACGAATCAGCGTACAGGCAATAATCCGCACACCAAAGCTTCCAGAACGGATTTCCAGAGAGATTTCGACCGAATTATTTTCTCATCGGCTTTCAGAAGGCTACAAAATAAGACGCAGGTTTTTCCGCTGCCGGGAAGTGTCTTCGTACACAACCGCCTGACGCATTCGCTGGAAGTTTCATCCGTAGGAAGAAGTCTGGGAAGCGTAATGGGAGAGTTCATCCACGATCAGTTTAAAAATGATTTAACCGAAGACGCAAAAAGCTTTTACCTGCATAATTTAGGAAACGTTATTGCGGCAGGCTGTTTATGCCATGACGTGGGAAACCCGGCGTTCGGACACTCCGGAGAAGATGCGATCGCGAGCTATTTCGAACGGAATGAATCGGATCTGAAGCCGAAATTCAACGAAAAAGAATGGGCGGATCTGGTAAATTTTGAAGGAAATGCCAATGCGATCCGGGTACTGGCCCAGCAGCAGCAGGGGAAGGATGCAGGAGGAATCCAGCTTACCTTTTCGACACTGGCCAGTATTGCGAAATATCCATGTGAAGCCATTGCTAAAAAGAAAGGCATTGTGCACCGTAAGAAATTCGGTTTTTTCCAGAACGAAAAAGATATTTTCCTCGAAATAGCCAAAGAAACCCAGTTGATTTGTGAAAGCGACGAACCGTACATCTTTAGGAGACATCCTTTTGTGTGGCTGGTGGAAGCAGCAGATGACATCTGCTACAACATCATCGATATGGAAGATGCTCACCGTCTGGGAATCGTTTCTACGGCAGATTGCAAAAACCTGTTCTTTGAACTGGTAAAATCCGAAACAGATGACGTCGCGAGAATTGAAAGGAAACTAAGCTCTATTTCTAATGAAAACGAGCAGATTTCGTATTTACGGGCAAAAGTAATCAATGCCCTGATCAATACTTCCATGGAAATGTACAAGCAGAATTTCGAAAAGATTCTGAACGGAAACCTGGATAAAGCGCTGCTTGATCTGTATAAGGATGAAAACAAGTCCCTGCAGGACATCGAAAGCTTTTCTATTGAAAAAATATACAACCACAAGGCAGTTGTGGAGATCGAGAATGCCGGATACAACGTAATGTATGAATTGTTGGATCACTTTATTCCGTCCATTCTCAAATCCAAGGAAGAAAGAAAATCCTACGATACGAAAGCCCTGAAACTGATTCCGAAACAGTTTATCTATGAACATGCAACCGATTATCAGAAAGTATTGGGCGTGATCGACTTCGTTTCCGGAATGACGGATAATTATGCCACCGATCTGTACCGTAAAATCAAAGGAATCGACATCGGAATGACGGTGTAATGGTTAATTTTGCTTCGCAAGTGAATAGTCAATGGTGAATTTATTAATGTTAACGTGTTGGAATTCGCAAAGACGCGAAACGTTTTAAATATTTTGCTTGGAAAAGACGCGAGGGTTTTATCTCTGATTAAGTGGTGTAATCGCTGATTTGAAAAATACAGTGGTTATTACCAGCCGATGTATCCTGAGCTATCATTCGCTGAGAAATAGCTGTACTGAGCTTGTCGAAATACCCTTGCGACCGAAAAATATTCTCAACATTATTAAAATTCTTATGATCACTTCTTTAATCAAGTCAGGACAACTTCAAAATTAACAAGCTTAGCTGATTTACCTTTTATAATTCCAATTAAATTGAAAATTACTTGATTATCAACCAATATATTTAAGGCTATCATTAGCTAAGTGAAACGCCCTTGTGACCGAAAAATATTCTCAATATTATCAAAAAATCTTAGCGATCGTTGCGTTAATCAAACAAAAAATTGACAAGCGAAGCGGATTGACAATTCACCATTGACTCTAAAATTCCTTCTGTTCATTTTATTTTTCAGATGAAAATCCATATCTTACAGCAAACCACTAAAATAAAAATTATGGCGTACGCAGGAATATTGGCCTTTTTCGGTCTTATTATTTTATTTGCTTCATTTTTTACCGTAAAACAGGAATCTGCTGCTATCGTAGAGCGGTTGGGGAAATTTTTAAAGGTGAGCCATGCAGGGCTGCATCTGAAAATCCCGTTTTTGGACCAGATTGCCAAACGGCTGAACCTCAGAATCCAGCAGCTGGATGTCATCATCGATACCAAAACCCTGGACAATGTGTTTATTAAAATGAAAGTTTCCGTACAGTACCAGGTAATCAGGGAAAATGTAAAGGATGCTTATTACCGGCTGGAAAATCCGGAAAACCAGATTACTTCTTATGTATTTGATGTGGTGCGTGCCGAAGTGCCAAAAACAAAGCTGGATGATGTGTTCGTTAGGAAAGACGACATTGCCATTGCCGTAAAAAGTGAGCTTCAGGAGGCCATGCAGAGTTACGGATATGATATCATTAAAGCCCTGGTGACCGATATCGATCCCGATGAGCAGGTAAAGCATGCCATGAACCGGATCAATGCCGCCGAAAGGGAAAAAACCGCCGCCGAATATGAATCGGAAGCCCAGAGAATACGGATCGTCGCCGTAGCCAAAGCGGAAGCGGAATCCAAAAAGCTGCAGGGACAGGGAATTGCAGATCAGAGAAGGGAAATTGCAAAAGGGCTGGAAGAATCGGTGAAAATGCTGAATGCCGCCAACATCAACGCTCAGGAAGCATCGGCCCTGATTGTGGTGACCCAGCATTACGATACCTTAAGTTCCATAGGAGGCAACAACAGAAGCAATCTCGTACTTCTTCCCAATTCACCCACCGCGGCCAGCTCCATGCTGAATGACCTGGTTGTTTCCATGGCCGCTACTCAGAAAATGGACGAATATGTTCCGGTAACGGACCCGACCAAGAAGAAAGATATTTAAATCGTTCTGATTATAAAATAAGCCTGGAAATCATCGGCTGATTAATGATAAAACCGAATGACATCCACTGAAACAATAAGGTAAATTGTTGTTTTTGAATAATGAATTGATCCTTTCCGGCATACCGGAAGGGATTTTTTGTGCAAGAAAAGATGGTAAGACATAAAAAATATCTTCAATTTTTTACTCTTGTTTTTTTGCTATGAAATCCCTAATTTGATCTTTCTTTTTAAAATACCAAATTGTACAATCAGCAATAAGAATATGGATAATCAACTTGAAATCGAAAATTACAGGATCGGAAAGTCGGAAGTTTGGGCAGGAAATAAGGACGATCAGGAACTTCTGGAAAAGCTCAGGGAATCTGAATTTGCCAAACATCAGATCGATCAGGGAAAAGATTTCTGCTATTTTTTAGATAAAAAATACCGCACCGGAAATAATGAAAACAGTGAGTACGTCTGCATGGCTTACACCCTAAACGAGCCTGCTAATCTGGAAAGGGCGTCGGTTTCCGATATTGTAGTCGAAGAAAATGAAGTCTACCATATCCACCGCATCAGCGTAGTGAGGGACGGGGTATTAATCGATAAAATTCCCGACACCAAAATAAAGGTACTCGATAGTGAGAACCAGAGCAGCGGAGGAATCCTGAGCAGCAACAAAAAAATCAATATTACCATAAAGGACCTCAGGCTCAACGATATCCTTATCATGGAAGATTCAAGGGTAAAAGTGTTCAGTGAACGTGATTTCCTGAGAAAGGAATTTGCAAAGTACGTATGGGTAAGCCCTGATAGTTATTGGGCCTACGGAAGCTATACTTTTACCTTCATTAATGATCGTGAACAGAGAATAGCGTGTAAAAAAACGTTCTTCCGTGATGAAGCGGGGAATGTGCTGGATCCGGAAATTCATTATCTGAATAAAGGGGAAGAATTTGTTTTCAGGCTGGAAAATTACATCAATCCTGTGGATGCCAGTCGCGAGATCTTCCCTTATATGGATTTCGCAACAGACAACAGCTGGAGAGAGCTATCCAATTACATCTCGCCGATCTATGACGAAATATTCAGTCAGGCATCATTGCAGGACTTTGCGCCTAACCTAATTGAAAAGCTGGATGCCATCAGGGATCCGGATGAAAAACTACAGTTTGCGATTGAGTATGTTCAGAATAATATTTATTACGTCTTCAATGCAGACGAAATGAACGGACACAAGCCTCAGGAACCTGCCGTTACCTATGAAAACAAACAGGGCGACTGTAAGGCGAAATCCGTTTTGCTGAAAGTGATTCTGGATTACATTGGAGTAGAATCCTCTATCGTCCTTGTGAATTTCCATACCGATTTTTATATTAAATATTATTTGCCTTCATTACTAACGTTCAACCATGCGATTGTCAAAATCAACCATAAAGGAGAGGAGTATTTTGTAGATGCTACCGTACGGGATGAGTTCGGGTTGCTTGAAAACCGGGGATTTATTTATTTTATGCATTACCTCGAGGTACAACCTGACCAGGAACTGAAACAAAGAAAACCATATAAATATCCTTATTTCTGTATCGATGAAAAGGTGGATTTCAACGTACAAGGTAAAACCGGAAATCTGGTTCTTACGACAACCTACAAAGGAAACCGGGCCAATGCCATGAGACGGTATTTCAAGAATACCAATAAAAGGGAAGTGATCGACAGCTGGAATAATTTCCTGTTCTACAGCCTGAATTATTCAAGTGACCGCAACGGAACCGATGTCCGAAGTATTTTTAATGATGCCGTCATTGATATGGTGAGCGACGACAAGAAACTGAACGAGTTTAAAATACAGTATAAAGCTTCCGTGAATAATCCGTATTACACCGATCCGAAAGGAAACCGTTTCCTGATGTACTTCGACAGGAATGTGGTGAAAGCCAGCGCAAGGGATTTTATTCACAAGGACCTTCCGTTCTGGCATAACTTCGACAGCGAAAAATATGAGATCAATCTGTATACGGATCAGAAAATCGACACGGAGGAGAAATATACCATGCAGGAAAGCAATCTTCACAATCCGTATTTTGATTTTTCAAGCCGCAAAAAAGTGACTAAAAACGGAGCTACCGTACAGATTGAATTCAAACCGCTGGTTAATCTTGAGATCCCAAAAGAAGCATTTGAAAAGTTTAGGG from Chryseobacterium sp. SORGH_AS_0447 includes these protein-coding regions:
- a CDS encoding deoxyguanosinetriphosphate triphosphohydrolase, with the translated sequence MNLNQIFTNQRTGNNPHTKASRTDFQRDFDRIIFSSAFRRLQNKTQVFPLPGSVFVHNRLTHSLEVSSVGRSLGSVMGEFIHDQFKNDLTEDAKSFYLHNLGNVIAAGCLCHDVGNPAFGHSGEDAIASYFERNESDLKPKFNEKEWADLVNFEGNANAIRVLAQQQQGKDAGGIQLTFSTLASIAKYPCEAIAKKKGIVHRKKFGFFQNEKDIFLEIAKETQLICESDEPYIFRRHPFVWLVEAADDICYNIIDMEDAHRLGIVSTADCKNLFFELVKSETDDVARIERKLSSISNENEQISYLRAKVINALINTSMEMYKQNFEKILNGNLDKALLDLYKDENKSLQDIESFSIEKIYNHKAVVEIENAGYNVMYELLDHFIPSILKSKEERKSYDTKALKLIPKQFIYEHATDYQKVLGVIDFVSGMTDNYATDLYRKIKGIDIGMTV
- a CDS encoding DUF3857 domain-containing protein — translated: MDNQLEIENYRIGKSEVWAGNKDDQELLEKLRESEFAKHQIDQGKDFCYFLDKKYRTGNNENSEYVCMAYTLNEPANLERASVSDIVVEENEVYHIHRISVVRDGVLIDKIPDTKIKVLDSENQSSGGILSSNKKINITIKDLRLNDILIMEDSRVKVFSERDFLRKEFAKYVWVSPDSYWAYGSYTFTFINDREQRIACKKTFFRDEAGNVLDPEIHYLNKGEEFVFRLENYINPVDASREIFPYMDFATDNSWRELSNYISPIYDEIFSQASLQDFAPNLIEKLDAIRDPDEKLQFAIEYVQNNIYYVFNADEMNGHKPQEPAVTYENKQGDCKAKSVLLKVILDYIGVESSIVLVNFHTDFYIKYYLPSLLTFNHAIVKINHKGEEYFVDATVRDEFGLLENRGFIYFMHYLEVQPDQELKQRKPYKYPYFCIDEKVDFNVQGKTGNLVLTTTYKGNRANAMRRYFKNTNKREVIDSWNNFLFYSLNYSSDRNGTDVRSIFNDAVIDMVSDDKKLNEFKIQYKASVNNPYYTDPKGNRFLMYFDRNVVKASARDFIHKDLPFWHNFDSEKYEINLYTDQKIDTEEKYTMQESNLHNPYFDFSSRKKVTKNGATVQIEFKPLVNLEIPKEAFEKFRADHHTIADSNFGLGIDIIEPGFMNMLKYSFKKMF
- a CDS encoding DNA-formamidopyrimidine glycosylase family protein, with the protein product MPEGPPVVLMKEDLQKFAGEKVIEVKGSSITETSEIKGHILREVKTFGKQTFLIFDKANIRIHLLMFGSYSLTENKTLPHTLKLGLEFKSGGMYFYTCNVKPVDPEFIAGLDWEADVMSDAWDPEKAKKKLKDRPKMMVCDALMDQDIFAGVGNIIKNEALFRVGIHPETLIGHLPPSKLKDMIDEARTYSFDFKKWKKANVLKKNFQVYHEKNCPKCGEEIIKKETGNTKRTSFFCKNDQKLY
- a CDS encoding SPFH domain-containing protein — encoded protein: MAYAGILAFFGLIILFASFFTVKQESAAIVERLGKFLKVSHAGLHLKIPFLDQIAKRLNLRIQQLDVIIDTKTLDNVFIKMKVSVQYQVIRENVKDAYYRLENPENQITSYVFDVVRAEVPKTKLDDVFVRKDDIAIAVKSELQEAMQSYGYDIIKALVTDIDPDEQVKHAMNRINAAEREKTAAEYESEAQRIRIVAVAKAEAESKKLQGQGIADQRREIAKGLEESVKMLNAANINAQEASALIVVTQHYDTLSSIGGNNRSNLVLLPNSPTAASSMLNDLVVSMAATQKMDEYVPVTDPTKKKDI